A single genomic interval of Daucus carota subsp. sativus chromosome 1, DH1 v3.0, whole genome shotgun sequence harbors:
- the LOC108224799 gene encoding exocyst complex component EXO70A1, with protein sequence MSKSLVDSTTDDLQKNKKMFLDILDRSTYALEYDRLSSTLHSSSVTSSYGYEFQGRNRNGEGELSSPQMNHLHSIIKRLSITGCHEACIEAYRNSRKSVVDARCRRFCTVKRTTDDLQRFECEEFATEIRIWIDTANICYNNIFPEERNYYEQIFYGVGSVTDDNCFLAIIKPVAIQLNNFADAASYISSFQKLFAVLDLYKALFSILPKIQGTFNSASCRIISEAALKTIDSLANQVRKLFCSFEDTVFNEQSKTLPAEGTIHSMTTYAMKFVTSISVYKEVLTNVIVSRPTKSLGTQAYDQFLEASRGTPLELHVIWIIISLKINLEGKSSLYGDSSLRQVFIMNNVNRIFKTITGSPELLKMIQEEYLSELSKEVVQAAEDYSTSVSNKFLYCLRDDGLNFKYSFSNWIVKNSVKKRIKAFNTTFEEASRIQSRMPVLDVDIPFHLHELILSKLLPAYKLFLQKYGSLLQSERNKDRYIKYTLEDLEHTVKTYFQHAPEC encoded by the coding sequence ATGTCGAAGAGTCTTGTCGATTCTACTACAGATGATCTGCAGAAGAATAAGAAGATGTTCCTAGATATATTGGACAGATCAACCTATGCACTCGAATATGATCGTTTGAGTTCCACTCTCCACTCTAGCAGTGTGACAAGCAGCTATGGCTATGAGTTTCAGGGAAGAAATCGTAATGGTGAAGGTGAGCTCTCCTCACCGCAAATGAACCATCTGCATAGTATAATAAAGAGGCTAAGCATCACAGGATGTCACGAGGCCTGCATCGAGGCCTACAGAAATTCAAGGAAGTCAGTGGTGGATGCAAGGTGTAGGAGGTTTTGCACTGTAAAGAGAACCACTGATGATTTACAGAGATTTGAATGCGAAGAATTTGCCACAGAGATCAGAATTTGGATAGATACTGCTAATATTTGTTATAACAATATCTTCCCCGAGGAGAGGAATTATTATGAGCAGATCTTTTATGGCGTGGGATCTGTCACAGATGACAACTGTTTCCTGGCTATAATCAAGCCTGTGGCAATCCAGTTGAACAACTTTGCAGATGCAGCAAGCTACATTTCatcatttcaaaaattgttcGCTGTTTTGGATCTGTACAAGGCTCTGTTCAGTATCTTGCCTAAGATTCAAGGCACGTTTAATTCTGCATCATGCAGAATTATATCAGAAGCGGCACTAAAAACTATTGATAGCCTTGCAAATCAAGTAAGAAAATTGTTTTGCAGCTTTGAGGATACGGTGTTTAATGAGCAATCAAAAACTTTACCTGCAGAGGGCACAATTCATTCTATGACAACGTATGCAATGAAATTTGTTACTAGCATTTCAGTGTACAAGGAAGTGCTAACAAATGTAATTGTATCTCGGCCCACAAAAAGCTTGGGAACTCAGGCGTATGATCAGTTTTTGGAAGCTTCAAGGGGAACCCCGTTAGAACTCCACGTGATTTGGATCATAATAAGcttgaaaataaatttggaGGGCAAATCTAGTCTTTATGGAGACTCGTCATTGCGCCAGGTATTTATTATGAACAATGTTAACCGCATATTTAAGACTATTACAGGGTCTCCAGAACTGCTAAAAATGATTCAGGAGGAGTATCTATCCGAGCTGAGCAAAGAGGTCGTGCAGGCAGCGGAGGACTATTCTACATCAGTTTCAAACAAGTTTCTGTATTGTTTGAGAGACGATGGATTAAACTTCAAGTATTCATTTAGTAACTGGATAGTAAAGAACTCTGTGAAGAAAAGGATCAAGGCTTTCAACACTACATTCGAAGAGGCTTCTCGGATTCAATCAAGAATGCCTGTGTTGGATGTAGACATACCCTTTCATCTTCATGAGCTCATTCTGAGTAAGTTGCTTCCGGCTTATAAGCTGTTTCTCCAAAAATATGGGAGCCTTTTACAGAGTGAAAGGAACAAGGACAGATACATTAAGTACACATTGGAGGACCTTGAGCATACAGTAAAAACTTATTTTCAGCATGCTCCTGAGTGCTGA
- the LOC108224807 gene encoding exocyst complex component EXO70C2, producing MTLAPPMTSDHTDLKASESEDAFKSQHLESAAKLIIEFGSPLQLQQLIRVENRDQFDQYLCAVDEVQQSIKSGILGCSIRATASDSLNSTVYSSSLSSTSYELQGSNQTSHRELSTEEVYYLRDIVKKLDSTGCLGDCPDVHRISRKSAVEARLLQFHIRNWTANDLQILDSVQFAEKIRMWIQAANIFEHVAVELNNFAEAASTIASFAKLFAVLDLYRALSVILPMIQDIFHSVSSISRGAIKTINSLPTLVRKLFSSFEDTVLNELSNAPIPEGKIHFLTEYAMIYLTRISLHKELLTHIIVSKPTKSLRNQEDDLFLDASGGTPLELHMIWIIISLKINLERKSELYQDSTLRYVFLTTNVNYIIKTITAYPELLKMIGKEYLSKLSNYVVQAAQDYISSIWHRVLHCLRDDGLHYQIPFYNGISRKSVKNRFKAFNTTFEEVCQTQSSMLVPDIHIHCQLHKQMISNLLPAYESFLQKYGMQIQGERYKERYIKYTSEELKFKMLSITEANLALNSFE from the exons ATGACTCTTGCACCTCCAATGACATCTGATCATACTGATCTGAAGGCATCAGAGTCCGAAGATGCCTTTAAGTCGCAACATTTGGAGTCAGCAGCAAAGCTAATCATAGAATTTGGATCTCCATTGCAGCTACAACAACTTATCAGAGTTGAAAACCGCGACCAATTTGATCAGTACTTGTGTGCAGTAGATGAGGTTCAGCAATCAATAAAGTCAG GAATATTGGGATGCTCAATCCGTGCAACCGCTTCTGATTCTTTGAATTCCACTGTTTACTCTAGTAGTCTGTCCAGCACTAGTTATGAGTTGCAGGGAAGCAATCAAACGTCCCATCGCGAGCTCTCCACAGAGGAAGTTTATTATCTCCGTGACATTGTAAAGAAGCTGGACTCCACAGGATGTCTTGGGGACTGCCCTGACGTGCACAGAATTTCAAGGAAGTCCGCGGTGGAAGCAAGGCTTCTGCAGTTTCACATTAGGAACTGGACCGCTAATGACTTGCAAATTTTGGACAGTGTACAGTTTGCTGAAAAAATTAGAATGTGGATCCAAGCAGCCAACATAT TCGAACATGTTGCAGTTGAGTTGAACAATTTTGCGGAAGCTGCAAGTACTATTGCCTCATTTGCAAAACTCTTTGCAGTTTTGGATCTGTACAGGGCTCTTTCTGTTATCTTGCCTATGATTCAAGATATTTTCCATTCTGTTTCAAGCATATCCCGCGGGGCAATTAAGACTATAAATAGCCTCCCCACTCTAGTAAGAAAATTGTTCAGCAGCTTTGAGGATACTGTGCTTAATGAGCTATCGAACGCTCCAATTCCAGAAGGGAAAATTCATTTTCTGACAGAATATGCAATGATATATCTGACTAGAATTTCACTGCACAAGGAACTGCTAACACATATAATTGTATCGAAACCGACTAAAAGCCTGAGAAATCAGGAAGATGACCTGTTTCTGGATGCTTCAGGTGGAACCCCATTAGAACTTCACATGATCTGGATCATAATAAGCTTAAAAATCAATTTGGAGCGTAAATCTGAATTATACCAAGACTCCACGTTACGCTATGTATTCCTCACAACCAATGTCAACTACATAATCAAGACTATTACAGCATATCCGGAACTACTAAAGATGATTGGGAAGGAGTATCTATCAAAGTTGAGCAACTATGTCGTGCAGGCAGCACAGGACTATATTTCATCCATCTGGCACAGGGTTTTGCACTGCTTAAGAGACGATGGACTACATTATCAGATTCCATTTTATAATGGAATATCGAGGAAATCTGTGAAAAATAGGTTCAAGGCTTTCAACACTACATTCGAAGAGGTTTGTCAGACTCAATCTAGTATGCTTGTGCCGGATATTCACATACACTGTCAGCTTCATAAGCAGATGATAAGTAATTTGCTTCCGGCTTATGAGTCGTTTCTGCAAAAATATGGTATGCAGATACAGGGTGAAAGGTACAAGGAGAGATACATCAAGTATACATCAGAGGAGCTCAAGTTCAAGATGTTATCAATTACTGAAGCTAATCTAGCTCTAAATTCATTTGAATAG
- the LOC108224815 gene encoding exocyst complex component EXO70A1: MSTFVLPPLIKLRFPTDTIGEDYYREETSVSSSAEITETNSSLSSWTCPGVLTSTEITSTAYADTKVQQPPLTSATAYAFQDTKIPDLGSATKIINYVDGRSSFSSLMQLQELIYDARSTFTEYLYAVDEVQQSTKSGMISSYETQRRAMKTLQLVFKGILTFSISGTRSYLRSSTVYSSSVTSSSSYELQGSGYTVQGELSSEQVYRLQNIAERLNSTGCLGDCIEAYKISRKSAVDARFLRFGFGKWSIDDLQGLDSEEFTANIRLWIQTARKFYNSFFPGERQYYEQIFGGVSSVTYDNCFLPIVKEVAIELNNFANAVSSIASFQKLFAVLDLYKALSVLIPEIRNMFSTKLSAYISQGAIKTIENLATLVRQLFSSFEDTVLNERLNTLTRDGSIHSLTKYAMNYVTSISQYEELLKSIILSGPIESVGYQLDEQSLEDSGKSPLQLHLIWIMISLRINLEGKSRCHEHSSLRYVFIMNNVNYVIKTIIGSPELLELIGKEYVLKLSKDVIQATHFYSSSMWPRLLYCLRDPRLSNKFTFYDKLSKDSLKDRFKAFNTTFEEVCQTTSFVLDIQLRDQLHKFILRKLLPAYKCFLEKYGSHTLSKRYKEKYIKYSPEDLDYAFRTLTNDNGFSVEC; this comes from the coding sequence ATGTCTACATTTGTTTTACCTCCTCTAATAAAACTGCGTTTCCCTACTGACACAATTGGTGAAGACTACTACAGAGAAGAAACAAGCGTTTCATCATCAGCAGAGATCACGGAAACTAACAGTTCTTTGTCATCTTGGACATGTCCAGGGGTTCTGACATCCACAGAAATTACTTCAACTGCTTATGCAGACACCAAAGTCCAGCAGCCACCATTAACTTCAGCAACCGCTTATGCCTTTCAGGACACTAAAATACCAGATTTGGGATCAGCtacaaaaataattaactatGTAGATGGACGCAGCTCATTCAGTTCTTTAATGCAGCTACAAGAACTTATCTATGATGCGCGGAGCACGTTCACTGAGTACTTGTATGCAGTAGATGAGGTTCAGCAATCAACTAAGTCCGGTATGATCTCCAGTTATGAGACTCAAAGACGTGCAATGAAAACACTGCAGCTGGTTTTTAAAGGAATATTAACCTTCTCAATTAGTGGAACCAGATCTTATCTCAGGAGTTCCACAGTGTACTCAAGTAGTGTGACTAGCAGTTCTAGCTATGAGTTGCAGGGAAGCGGTTATACTGTGCAAGGTGAGCTGTCCTCAGAGCAGGTCTATCGTCTCCAAAATATAGCAGAGAGGCTGAATTCCACAGGATGTCTTGGGGACTGCATAGAGGCTTACAAGATTTCAAGGAAGTCAGCAGTGGATGCAAGGTTTCTGAGATTTGGCTTTGGGAAGTGGAGCATCGACGACTTACAGGGCTTGGACTCTGAAGAATTCACTGCAAATATTAGGTTATGGATACAAACAGCCAGGAAATTCTACAACAGTTTCTTTCCCGGGGAGAGGCAATATTATGAGCAGATCTTCGGAGGTGTAAGCTCTGTCACATATGACAACTGTTTCCTACCTATAGTCAAAGAGGTTGCAATTGAGTTGAACAATTTTGCAAATGCTGTAAGTTCCATTGCATCATTTCAGAAACTATTTGCTGTTTTGGATCTGTACAAGGCTCTGTCTGTTTTAATACCTGAGATTCGAAACATGTTCTCCACTAAATTATCTGCATATATATCTCAAGGGGCAATAAAGACTATTGAAAACCTTGCAACTCTAGTAAGGCAACTGTTTTCCAGCTTTGAGGATACTGTGCTCAACGAGAGATTGAACACTCTGACCCGAGATGGTTCAATCCATTCTTTGACTAAATACGCGATGAATTATGTTACTAGCATCTCACAGTATGAGGAACTTCTGAAAAGTATAATCTTATCTGGGCCAATTGAAAGTGTGGGATATCAGTTGGATGAGCAATCATTGGAGGATTCCGGTAAATCTCCATTGCAACTCCACCTGATTTGGATCATGATTAGCCTAAGAATTAATCTGGAAGGCAAATCAAGATGTCATGAACATTCATCACTGCGCTATGTATTCATCATGAACAACGTTAACTATGTAATCAAGACAATTATAGGGTCTCCGGAATTACTAGAGTTGATTGGGAAGGAGTATGTGTTGAAATTGAGCAAAGATGTCATACAGGCAACACACTTCTATTCTTCATCCATGTGGCCCAGGCTTTTATACTGTTTAAGGGATCCTAGACTAAGCAATAAGTTTACATTTTACGACAAGCTTTCAAAGGATTCCCTGAAGGATAGGTTCAAGGCTTTCAACACGACATTTGAAGAGGTCTGTCAGACTACAtcttttgtgttggatattcaGTTGCGCGATCAGCTTCATAAGTTCATACTTAGAAAGTTGCTTCCGGCTTATAAGTGCTTTCTAGAAAAATACGGGAGCCACACACTGAGCAAAAGGTACAAGGAGAAATATATCAAGTACTCCCCAGAGGACCTCGACTATGCTTTCAGAACACTGACTAATGACAATGGTTTTTCTGTTGAATGTTAA
- the LOC108205362 gene encoding pathogen-associated molecular patterns-induced protein A70, with protein MFEESVSNPSSIWASMNSWFTPTVLFVLLNVMIGTILFSSNLSTSPQQQQQNQENQEHKQEKQESNTQNHQNDQNTPVLQKSPSVLQRIKSINFKSFTEGLDSDTTEQHLNQELQSAIETQTHYLFDDHETMAVQAQFSFEQTHQESGPLREPHESESQIQEPHEEESTEVEDVVPQSLDEVYSHFEKLTDSHFSRTTSDTKPASGEVPAKLSAKMKKSASMKSPFAHFEEDDIVEARRPVTVRERGAKVTAVDEEVDAKADDFINKFKQQLKLQRIDSIMRYKEVINRGAN; from the coding sequence atgttTGAAGAATCTGTGTCTAACCCTTCTTCAATCTGGGCATCAATGAACAGCTGGTTCACTCCAACTGTCCTCTTTGTTCTTCTCAATGTCATGATAGGCACCATTCTCTTCAGCTCCAACTTATCAACCTcccctcaacaacaacaacaaaaccAAGAAAACCaagaacacaaacaagaaaaacaagaatCCAACACTCAGAACCACCAGAATGACCAAAATACCCCTGTGCTTCAAAAATCCCCATCGGTGCTCCAACGCATCAAATCTATCAATTTCAAGAGTTTTACTGAAGGATTAGATTCAGACACAACTGAACAACATTTGAATCAAGAACTGCAGTCAGCTATAGAGACACAAACACATTACTTGTTTGATGACCATGAAACAATGGCAGTCCAAGCCCAGTTCAGTTTTGAACAAACCCATCAAGAATCAGGCCCATTAAGAGAACCCCATGAATCAGAATCTCAGATCCAAGAACCCCATGAAGAGGAATCAACGGAAGTGGAAGATGTGGTCCCACAGAGCTTAGATGAAGTGTACAGTCATTTTGAGAAGCTCACCGACAGTCATTTTAGCAGAACTACTTCCGATACAAAACCGGCCTCCGGCGAGGTTCCAGCGAAGTTGTCGGCGAAGATGAAGAAGTCGGCGAGCATGAAGTCCCCTTTTGCGCATTTCGAGGAGGACGACATTGTGGAGGCTCGCCGGCCGGTGACTGTGAGGGAACGGGGTGCTAAAGTGACGGCCGTTGACGAAGAAGTCGATGCAAAAGCTGATGATTTCATCAACAAATTCAAGCAGCAGCTGAAGTTACAGAGGATTGATTCGATAATGAGGTACAAAGAAGTGATAAACAGAGGTGCTAACTGA
- the LOC108212832 gene encoding zinc transporter 4, chloroplastic: protein MSFIEELAPGFWLGQLSGKISGHTRSFSGSLVQKISESVSTATCGGSGGEMDTCRDEKAALFLKMLAIAAILFFGVCGVATPLIGKKRRFLQTDSNLFFAAKAFAAGVILATGFVHMLPDATEALTDECLPTNPWSKFPFSGFFAMMAALITLVVDFVATQYYEKKQEKQIPSLVDSVDIVSGSGAVPVETNENSGKVFGEEVGGGMHIVGMHAHAAHHSHNHLHGQEACDGHMKQQTDSHSHSHSHGFGGDVESSIRHVVVSQVLELGIVSHSIIIGLSLGVSQSPCTIKPLIGALAFHQFFEGFALGGCISQAQFSTFHSSMMACFFAITTPVGIAAGTGLASFYNPNSPRALVVEGIFDSVSAGILIYMSLVDLIAADFLSKRMSCNVRLQVASYFALFLGAGLMSCLALWA from the exons ATGTCATTTATTGAG GAATTGGCTCCGGGGTTTTGGCTTGGGCAGCTGAGTGGCAAGATCTCGGGACACACAAGATCTTTTTCTG GCTCTTTGGTGCAGAAAATTTCTGAATCTGTGTCCACGGCTACTTGTGGCGGCAGTGGTGGTGAAATGGATACTTGTCGTGATGAGAAAGCAGCTTTGTTCCTCAAAATGTTGGCTATTGCCGCCATACTCTTTTTTGGAGTTTGTGGAGTAGCAACGCCATTGATTGGCAAGAAACGTCGTTTTCTGCAGACAGACTCGAATTTGTTTTTTGCCGCCAAGGCTTTCGCTGCAGGTGTCATACTAGCAACCGGATTTGTTCACATGTTACCGGATGCTACAGAAGCCCTTACTGATGAGTGTTTACCGACAAACCCCTGGTCCAAGTTCCCATTCTCAGGATTTTTTGCAATGATGGCTGCACTTATCACATTGGTTGTTGACTTCGTTGCAACtcaatattatgaaaaaaagcAAGAGAAACAGATTCCTTCCCTTGTGGATTCTGTTGATATAGTATCAGGATCAGGGGCTGTGCCTGTAGAGACTAACGAGAATAGTGGAAAAGTCTTTGGTGAAGAGGTTGGAGGAGGGATGCACATTGTGGGCATGCATGCTCATGCTGCTCACCATAGTCATAATCATTTGCATGGACAAGAGGCTTGCGATGGCCACATGAAACAGCAAACTGATTCACACTCCCATTCCCACTCGCACGGGTTTGGTGGGGACGTCGAGAGTAGCATCAGGCATGTTGTTGTTTCACAG GTTTTGGAACTTGGAATTGTCTCACACTCGATTATCATTGGACTTTCACTTGGAGTTTCACAAAGTCCTTGTACCATAAAACCCTTGATCGGTGCATTAGCTTTCCATCAGTTCTTCGAAGGGTTTGCACTTGGAGGCTGCATATCTCAGGCTCAATTCAGCACCTTCCACAGCTCAATGATGGCATGCTTTTTTGCAATAACAACACCCGTGGGAATTGCTGCCGGGACTGGTCTCGCATCATTTTATAATCCCAACAGTCCAAGAGCGTTGGTGGTAGAAGGCATCTTTGACTCCGTATCTGCTGGTATATTAATCTACATGTCTTTAGTAGACTTAATTGCTGCGGATTTCTTGAGTAAACGAATGAGTTGCAATGTCAGACTCCAAGTTGCATCTTATTTTGCACTTTTCCTTGGAGCTGGATTGATGTCATGCCTTGCACTTTGGGCTTAA